The following proteins come from a genomic window of Paenibacillus wynnii:
- the efeB gene encoding iron uptake transporter deferrochelatase/peroxidase subunit — translation MKDENLSKQESNSPKLNSKEDDSSTGFIGKKLSRREMLRLTGVGGLGLLLGGGGIGSIIAARSAAAPSRAAQASSALADSIPFFGEHQAGILTPAQNFLCFAAFDLTTTKLSDVKKLFQAWTSTAASLTSGQLIGNVNDNPNLPPTDTGEADGLSPSRCTLTFGVGPSFFDGRLGLGSQRPASFQDLPVFTGDNLEPQWCGGDLCVQACADDMQVAFHAIRNLARIARGTAVLRWTQEGFQRSSGADPKGATPRNLLGFKDGTGNPDVTDRKEMDTVVWNNNGDGPSWMNGGTYMAVRRVMLRIEVWDRSNLSDQEATFGRHRQTGAPIGSKDEFDDLDLKATDASGKLIIPENSHSALAHGDGTVKMLRRAYSYSSGMNLKTGQLDAGLLFISFQRDLVKQFVSIQQRLSKNDKLNEYMTHTGSAVFACFPGAREGGYIGQSLLG, via the coding sequence ATGAAAGATGAAAACCTGTCAAAGCAAGAGTCTAATTCTCCTAAACTCAATAGCAAAGAAGATGATTCTTCGACTGGATTTATAGGAAAAAAACTAAGCCGCCGCGAAATGCTGCGGCTTACTGGTGTCGGCGGATTGGGTCTCCTGCTAGGGGGAGGCGGCATTGGAAGTATTATTGCTGCAAGAAGCGCAGCAGCACCAAGCCGTGCAGCCCAAGCCTCTTCGGCGCTTGCCGACTCCATTCCATTCTTCGGTGAGCATCAGGCAGGAATTCTTACTCCTGCACAAAATTTCTTATGCTTTGCCGCCTTTGATTTAACAACTACCAAGCTGTCAGATGTTAAGAAGCTCTTTCAGGCGTGGACAAGTACCGCAGCCTCTCTCACTTCCGGCCAATTGATTGGAAATGTAAATGACAACCCCAATCTACCGCCCACAGACACAGGTGAAGCAGACGGATTATCTCCTTCCCGCTGTACACTTACCTTCGGAGTTGGGCCGTCCTTTTTTGACGGAAGATTAGGTTTAGGCTCACAGCGGCCTGCTTCATTCCAAGACCTGCCGGTATTCACTGGAGACAATCTTGAACCTCAATGGTGTGGTGGAGATCTCTGTGTGCAGGCGTGTGCCGATGATATGCAGGTGGCTTTTCATGCCATCCGCAATCTGGCGAGGATCGCCCGTGGGACCGCTGTTCTCCGCTGGACTCAGGAAGGCTTCCAGCGTTCAAGCGGAGCTGACCCTAAGGGAGCAACCCCGCGCAACCTGCTTGGCTTCAAAGACGGTACAGGAAATCCGGATGTCACTGACCGCAAAGAGATGGACACCGTGGTATGGAATAATAACGGGGATGGCCCTTCTTGGATGAACGGCGGCACCTATATGGCTGTACGCCGTGTAATGCTTCGCATCGAGGTGTGGGACCGTTCTAACTTAAGTGATCAGGAAGCGACCTTTGGACGGCATCGCCAAACTGGTGCTCCGATCGGATCTAAGGATGAGTTCGACGACCTTGATTTGAAAGCAACAGACGCATCCGGGAAACTTATTATTCCAGAAAATTCTCATTCCGCACTTGCACACGGGGATGGAACCGTTAAAATGCTGCGCCGAGCGTACTCTTATTCAAGCGGTATGAATCTAAAGACCGGGCAGTTGGACGCCGGCCTTCTTTTCATCAGCTTCCAGCGTGATCTGGTTAAGCAGTTCGTATCCATTCAACAGCGCCTATCCAAGAACGATAAGCTGAACGAGTATATGACCCACACGGGCAGCGCTGTTTTTGCCTGTTTCCCGGGGGCCCGGGAAGGCGGTTATATCGGCCAATCTTTGCTTGGTTGA
- the efeO gene encoding iron uptake system protein EfeO, whose product MKFSYVVPTGLLAASILFAGCSSNGNNGNTAEAVNGNITSNSNTTADAQVATTDAGTTGTAADFTSAIDKYRTYVIEQCDAFVKETENFTNAVKEGKLEEAKALYAPARMYYERIEPIAEALGDLDPNIDARENDVDAAEWRGFHRIEKSLWEDKTTKGMEATADILLKDAQLLRAKVETADIDANLLVTGAVELLNEVSSSKVTGEEERYSHTDLYDFVANVEGAEKIYELLKPELAKIDPTLEQTIGERFAALKAELAPFKAGEGYVSYEELKEEEVRKLSQNLDALAEPLSNMGTILGV is encoded by the coding sequence TTGAAATTTAGTTATGTTGTTCCCACTGGTCTGCTGGCGGCATCCATTCTATTTGCAGGTTGTAGCAGTAATGGAAATAACGGCAATACTGCCGAAGCTGTAAATGGCAACATTACCTCTAACAGTAACACTACAGCAGATGCTCAGGTTGCTACAACGGACGCCGGAACTACAGGGACTGCAGCTGATTTTACATCAGCGATCGATAAATATCGGACTTATGTAATTGAGCAATGTGATGCATTTGTGAAGGAAACAGAAAACTTCACCAACGCTGTAAAGGAAGGAAAACTGGAGGAAGCCAAAGCCCTTTACGCTCCCGCACGCATGTATTATGAGCGAATCGAGCCAATTGCAGAGGCTTTGGGCGATCTGGATCCCAACATTGATGCCCGAGAGAATGATGTAGATGCGGCCGAATGGCGCGGGTTCCACCGGATTGAAAAATCACTTTGGGAGGACAAAACAACAAAAGGGATGGAAGCTACGGCCGACATTTTATTAAAGGATGCTCAGCTGCTTCGGGCCAAAGTTGAAACGGCAGATATAGATGCGAACCTGCTTGTAACCGGAGCTGTGGAACTCCTTAATGAGGTATCCTCCTCTAAGGTAACCGGTGAAGAAGAACGTTATTCACACACCGATCTGTACGATTTTGTTGCTAATGTTGAAGGTGCCGAAAAAATATACGAGCTGCTCAAACCCGAGCTGGCCAAAATAGATCCCACGCTTGAGCAAACGATCGGTGAAAGATTTGCTGCATTAAAGGCTGAGCTTGCACCGTTCAAAGCCGGGGAAGGTTACGTTTCCTATGAAGAGCTCAAAGAAGAAGAAGTGCGCAAATTAAGCCAAAACTTGGATGCATTGGCTGAGCCTTTATCCAATATGGGAACTATTTTAGGAGTGTGA
- a CDS encoding FTR1 family iron permease, whose product MRQNRFRTLKATALLGFLCALLLCAPVLAAEGASRHDELLPPLGSALVEAGQSQWDAAAADVETFAALWRAAQAGTPDPAFAGPAAAVDAALADAAAKLAAGGDTPAPAKSALSTLARAVDAYVSAASSTGGEGKGAAAGRETAAQLLPAVERTRDAALRADWAAAKEAYSAIINGWKPAESAIRQDNSAVYGQLETKLSLLRIALQAEPLREESAKSEAEALYTLLADYSTGKVNQTTPAAIDESVSIEGLIRYLKEARTNAANGDSATAAGVMEQFIIAWPSAEGQVQIASPTVYNNIENESSAVSGYLLSDPPKLDQALAALDNMLSELTPLAGESSYTAWDAALILLREGLEAILVLAALLAYLKRNDSRNAQKWVWSGAASGLIGSIGLAVVLTYSISRAASGGAREMIEGITGLMAVVMMLTIGRWLHEKSNTAAWNSYVGRQVDGALAKGSLWSLFSISALAILREGAETTIFYVGMAPSIETSQLLIGIAGALFVLIIMGYAIIALSARLPIAAFFRTATVLIYYLVFRFLGESLHSLQVAGKLPAHVQSGWPSVSWLGLYPTLETVLPQLLLLLFIGWELLRRKTPSKSQTVH is encoded by the coding sequence ATGCGACAAAATAGATTTCGTACGCTGAAAGCTACAGCGCTGCTTGGTTTTCTCTGCGCGCTTCTACTGTGCGCGCCAGTGCTTGCGGCGGAGGGGGCGAGCCGGCATGATGAGCTGCTGCCGCCTCTTGGCAGCGCGCTCGTCGAAGCCGGCCAGAGCCAGTGGGACGCCGCAGCCGCGGATGTAGAGACGTTCGCGGCGCTATGGCGCGCCGCGCAGGCTGGCACTCCGGACCCGGCATTCGCCGGTCCGGCTGCTGCCGTTGACGCCGCGCTCGCAGACGCGGCGGCCAAGCTTGCGGCGGGCGGCGATACGCCCGCGCCCGCCAAGTCCGCGCTGTCCACGCTCGCCAGAGCCGTGGACGCGTACGTCAGCGCCGCCTCCAGCACGGGCGGCGAAGGCAAGGGCGCTGCCGCCGGCCGTGAAACGGCGGCGCAGCTGCTGCCCGCGGTGGAACGCACGCGGGATGCGGCGCTTCGCGCCGATTGGGCGGCGGCAAAAGAGGCATACAGCGCCATTATAAATGGCTGGAAGCCTGCCGAAAGCGCCATCCGCCAAGACAATTCCGCCGTCTACGGCCAGCTGGAGACGAAGCTGAGCCTGTTGCGCATTGCGCTGCAGGCAGAGCCGCTCCGCGAGGAATCGGCGAAGTCAGAAGCCGAGGCTCTGTATACACTTCTAGCTGATTACAGCACAGGTAAAGTCAACCAAACTACACCAGCGGCGATCGATGAATCCGTTTCAATAGAAGGACTAATCCGTTACCTGAAGGAAGCGCGTACCAATGCGGCTAACGGTGACAGTGCGACAGCCGCAGGGGTTATGGAGCAATTTATTATCGCGTGGCCTTCTGCCGAAGGACAGGTTCAAATTGCTTCCCCTACGGTCTATAACAATATTGAAAACGAGAGTTCAGCCGTCAGCGGTTACCTATTATCTGACCCGCCGAAACTGGATCAAGCCTTGGCTGCTCTGGATAATATGCTTTCAGAATTAACACCTTTGGCTGGGGAGTCCAGTTATACAGCTTGGGATGCCGCACTTATTCTACTGCGTGAGGGTTTAGAAGCTATCCTCGTCTTGGCTGCCCTCCTCGCTTATCTGAAGCGGAACGATAGCCGCAATGCCCAAAAATGGGTATGGTCCGGTGCCGCTTCCGGTCTGATCGGAAGTATTGGGCTAGCCGTTGTTCTAACCTATAGCATCTCACGCGCGGCCTCCGGTGGAGCACGAGAAATGATTGAGGGAATTACAGGCCTAATGGCTGTTGTTATGATGCTGACCATCGGTCGCTGGCTTCATGAAAAGTCGAACACCGCCGCATGGAACAGCTACGTGGGTCGCCAGGTCGATGGAGCTTTAGCCAAGGGTAGTCTATGGTCATTATTCTCTATCTCTGCCTTAGCTATTTTACGAGAGGGAGCGGAGACGACTATTTTTTACGTCGGAATGGCCCCTTCTATTGAAACTTCACAGCTTCTGATTGGCATTGCAGGCGCACTGTTTGTTCTAATCATTATGGGCTATGCCATTATTGCGCTTAGTGCGCGACTTCCGATTGCGGCATTTTTCCGCACGGCTACAGTTCTGATTTACTACTTGGTATTTCGTTTTCTGGGTGAAAGCCTTCACTCTCTGCAAGTCGCAGGTAAATTACCGGCACATGTGCAGAGCGGTTGGCCCTCGGTAAGCTGGCTTGGGTTGTATCCAACTCTGGAAACTGTCCTACCTCAGCTGCTTCTGCTGCTCTTCATCGGATGGGAGCTGCTGCGTCGAAAAACACCCAGTAAATCACAAACCGTTCATTAA